TTGTCTTCAGAATGCTGCCCAAATTTCCCACCATCATCCCAAGAGAATTGTCGTAAAACTGAATGCCGTACATGGGCATCCGCCGCCCCGGGGTTAAGAAACGCCATGTATCCCCACCATCGGTCGTTCTGTAGACTTCTCCAAAAGAACCGGCAATCGTTCCCACATTCGGGTTGGTGAATGAGATCGCCGCGAACCACGCGGTCGTGTATTTTCCGTGAGCATTCCAGGATTTTCCCCCGTCCGTTGTGCGCAGGACTGTGCCGTTGTCTGCCCCAATGGTGCCGATAGCGAAGTCCGAAGAAGCGACCGCCCGCAAGTGATCCCTAGTGCCACTTTGCTGTGCATTCCAAGTGACACCTCCATCTTCTGTCCGCAGGATTGTTCCAATCTCGCCGACAGCAGTGCCAACAGCGGAACTAAAGAATGATACGCCATCCAATTCCACATCGACTCCGCTGTATTGGCGGTTCCAGCTCGCTCCTCCATTTGCGGTCCGAAGAATTGTCCCTCCGGCTCCCACGATTGTCCCCTCGTTAGCATTGAGGAAGTTCACGAAATTCAGGGTCGTGCTCGGAGCGCCGTATTGGAGAACCCAGTTGAACCCACCGTCCGTCGTCCGATAGATGGAGCCAGCGTCCCCCACAAGAGTCCCGGTCGTTGCGTTGATGAACGCAATGCTCAGGAGTCGGTTTGAAGTCCCGATCTTCAATTGTCTCCACGATACACCTCCATCGGTCGTCCGAAGAACTGTGCCCGCTGCACCGACCGCCATTCCGGTCGTCGAATTGATGAATGAGAGACCGTATAGCGTCACCGTGACTCCGGATCGAAGCACTTGCCAGGTCGCTCCGGCATTAGTCGTCTTCATAATGGATCCCTGGTCTCCCGCGACGAAGATGAGATCCTGCGTGACGGTCTGAACCGCCCTGATGTGACTGCCACGCGGCCGCGGGTTGTACCAGTACCAATCCTGCTGAGCCCAGCTTTCGGCGGCAACACCCAGAAACCCGAAGAGAAAAACTCTCCAACCCATTTTGCTCGCTCTCATAGGCTTGCTTTCAATAATGTATAGTATACCTCAGCCTTGGTTTGTTGGCTGTTGCCTGCACAGAATAGAAACCGACGGGATATACGAATCCTCCTCTGATTTCAACGACTGGACTTACACCCTGGACTTGCTGCCTGGCCAAGAGTACCTTAAGTCCGTCAGTTACAAGCACAGCGGAGTATTTTCCAGGCGCGGTGTTAACAACAGTGCCAGAAAAAAGGAGAGCACCAACACCTGGCTGATTGGCATATGTCAGTAAAAGGGAGGGGCTAAGCTCGATAACATATGTTTGGACATCAAACGGAGCATACTCTTTGTCAGTGCAAAGCTCGAGAGCCCCCTCAACAAGAGTGACGCTGGGTTGATTCAGCAAGGGGGGAAATTGAAACGTGAGAAAGATGTTGCGCTGGACGCCACCTACGTACATCCCCAGGCTGTCTACGCCGTTTGCTCTGAGATACACGCGGTCGTTGTTCGGCCACACTGGAAAGTACGAGTTGGGAAATACTTGATCCACATATTGGGTTGTCAACGCGTTTCCGGTTAGTACTGTATCCTTGGTCAGCGTCACATCGAACCTCTGTGTGCTGTCTCCTACTACCACGGGGGCAATCGATGGGTTGTAATCGGGGTGAGTGACCACGAGGGAATCAGACACTTGAGGGACGTTGAAGAACTGAAATCGCCCGGAAATATCCGTTACGTCGACATAAGTAGCGAGTTTTACGCGTGCGCCGGAGATCGGTCCGTCAACTGAATTGACGACGTACCCCGAGATGTTCATTCGCTTGAAATCCAAAAAGACGTTCATCGGCACATCTGCGTCCACATGGATTTTCTCCGAGTAATCCAGCAAACCCGATTTATGAGCGGTCAAAAGATGATCGCCGGCGGCAACGCCTCGTATGCTGTACGATCCGTCTGAAGCTGATGAGACATCTACCGCGCCGCACGACACGATCACCCCGGCAACCGGGTTAGTCGACCCTGCCAGATAACACTTCCCCGAGACCGTCCAGACGTCGACCAAAGAATCCGCCGGGCCCTCTTGCTTACATCCATTCATCCTAGAGAGGAGTATCAGCCAGGAGACAAAGAAGAGTATTTGCTTTCTCAAGCCCAATCAATACCTCAAGTTATCTTCAATTGGATTCGACGTGCGAAATCAACGGATCAACATGATATTTCGCGTCAGCACAAAGCACCTGTGTGAGTTATCGCGATAGACACGATAGCATTTCCCATCTGGAAATATGCTCCGAGCTTCCCAAGACGATCTATATCACACCCGCGGCAGTTCCAAAGCTGACCAGCCCCCCGTTCAATGTGCCGGCGAAAAGGTGAGTTCCCATCGACACCAATGCATACACAAATAGGTTTGTTAATCCCGAGTTCCGGCCTTTCCAGCTATCCCTACGTCAGTCGATCGAAGGAATCCACCACCGAAGACACTGGCATATAGAGTTGTGTCATCGACAACTAACGCCGTGATGGAACCTCTGACCAATCCCGCATTCAAATGCTCCCAGTGTTGCCCACCGTCAGAAGACGTTGCCACCAAGGAACGAAATTCGTCCGCCATTATCAATTCGCACAAATACCGACAAGAGGGATTGGGAATACAGAAGGCAGAATGGAGAATTCAGAAGACAGAAGCCATGTTCGCGGTCAGCCGTCTTACGTCTCTCGTCTCACCAAATGGTTTCGAACGGTGCCGAAATGAATTTCGGGATACTGTCTTGGTCTTCCGTCTCATGTCTTGCGTCCTTCCAATCGGAACCAGCACCGCCCTCACTTCTCACTTCCTTGGAATTGAATCAGCCTTCACTTTCTCTCATTTTTCCTCTGGAATTTCCGCTCATTTTTTTGCATTTTTAGCAATTCGATTCGATTTCTATGATCAACAACGGTGATTCTATTGAGTAACGGTAGTCTCAAGACTTCTGCTGAACGCCTGCAATCTCTCGCACGCAATCTTTGGTGGACCTGGAACCCACAAGCCCAGGAGATTTTCCGGGAACTCTCCCCCCTGATCTGGGAACGATCAAACCACAGCGCAGTCGAAGTTCTTCACGAAGTCTCTCACACCGAACTTGCCGCCCGTCTGCACGATCCGGATTTTCAGAAGAGAGTGCATCGGGTCCTCGAGGACTTCGAATCATACATGCAGACAAGCGATACGTGGACTTCACATCAGGCCCATCGGCTGTCTCATCCTGTCGCCTACTTCAGCGCTGAGTTCGGGTTGCACGAATCACTTCCTATTTACTCAGGCGGACTCGGCATTCTCTCCGGCGATCATACCAAATCCGCAAGCGATCTCGGCATTCCCTTCATCGGTATAAGTCTCTACTACCGAAACGGCTATTTCCAGCAGCACATCGGTCCCGACGGATGGCAGCAGGAATCCTATCCCGTGTACGATCCGGTGCGCCTTCCGCTGGAGCTCGTGACCCGTGAAGAAGGGGGTCGACTGCTGAATTCAGTGGAGATCGGCCAAAGCACCGTTCATTTCCAGGCATGGCGGCTGCGTGTCGGACGCGCAACCATTTATCTTCTCGACACGAACCTTCCTGAGAATGACGAGCATTTCCAGGGACTCACCGGTCATGTCTATGGCGGCGATGTCAATACCCGGATCGGTCAGGAAATTGTTCTGGGGATCGGCGGCGTTCGGCTGCTGCGTTCGCTGGGGATCGAACCTTCGGTCTTCCATATGAACGAAGGACATTCAGCGTTCCTTACACTCGAGCTATTCCGCGAACAGGTGAAACAGGGAACAAGCATCGAAGATGCCCGGAAGTCTGTTTCGTCCCGATGCATCTTTACAACTCACACCCCGGTGCCGGCGGGACACGACCGGTTCAACGCCGGGCTCATTCACCACACGCTCGACCGCTTCTGGAGTGATACGGGATTGACCGGCGAACAGCTGATGGCGTACGGGCGGATCAATCCGGACGATCCGCAGGAAATGTTTACGATGACTGTGCTTGCCCTGAAGATGTCGCGTGCTGCAAACGGCGTGAGTGAACTTCACGGACAGGTGAGCCGGGAAATGTGGAAAGAGATGTATCCACTGAATCCGGTCGCTGAGGTTCCCATCGGCTACATTACGAACGGAATTCATACTCCAAGCTGGGCCACGGCCAAAGCTCATGAATTCTGGAACAAGCGGCTCGGTGTTGATTGGACTGCGAAGTTGATGGATCCTCATTATTGGAGCAAACTCGAAAACGGCGAGGTGGCAACCGATGGCGAGCTGTGGGCTCTCCGGTATGCGCTTCGAAGGGATCTTGTCGAGTTTGTACGTCTCAGGCTGCGGGCACTCCAGGGAAGAGGCGAGGGAGATGGTTTCGGTTCGATCGACAGGACGCTCTCACCTGATGCCCTCACGATATGCTTTGCCAGACGATTTGCGACCTATAAGCGGGCTCCTCTGGTATTCCGACATCTGGAACAAATCATTGCACTCGCCAACGATTCGAATCGCCCCGTTCAGTTTGTTTTTGCCGGGAAAGCGCATCCCCGCGACAACGAGGGGAAACGCTTCATGCAATCCATTGTCGAAATGACTCGCCATCCTCAGTTGATTGGCAAGGTGGTCTTTGTTGAGAATTACGACATCAATGTCGCCCGGTATCTTGTTGCCGGCGCGGATGTATGGCTCAACACTCCCCGACGTCCCCTGGAAGCGAGCGGCACAAGCGGCCAAAAAACCGTGATCCATGGAGGCGTGAATCTCAGCATTCTGGACGGATGGTGGCAGGAGGGTTTCAAGGACACGAACGGATGGGCCATCGGCGACGGTAGTGCAGAGGCAGATCTCGAATTGCAGGACGAAAGGGATGCTGAGGATCTTCTTCAGACGCTCTCCGGGCAGATTGTTCCCGAATTCTACAGCCGCAATGCGGAGGGGGTTCCCGAGAGCTGGATCAAACGAATTCGGAGCTCCATGCGCAGTCTCATTCCTGTTTACAATACCGATCGAATGGTTGCTGAATACTATACGAAGTACTACGCCAACCGATAGAAATTCCCGTGAATATTCTTCGCTAAATCATCCCTATTGGAAGCACAGGCTATAGGTGTTCCGACGGGACAGAGAGACCAGGAAGATCAGAGCAAGTGTTTTCGATTAGGTTTCGCTGATGGAACCATTCGATCCACCTTTCCGCAAGAATAATTCCTGCTCCGAGAATGAGTTCTCCCGCCAGTATTGACATTCCGCTCATCTGTGAATATCTTGACCTTGTATAATTTGGAAGCATCTCCAGTCCGCACGGAGGGGGTAAAGCAGTTCGGACAGGGGAGCCGTCGGGACGGATTGATACCCCCGCGATCTCTCCGTGAAGAATATTTCCAAAAGCGCCACCAAGTCGCGAAGACACTAAGATCTGAGAGTACATCTTTTCTCTTTGTTTTCTTTGTGTCCTGGTGCCTTTGTGGCAGAATTCTGGCTTTCGCTTTCGGTAGTTCGTCACTCTCACTCTTCAATACCACGACAAACGCATCATGGCTTCAAACTCCGAAGGCGGCACCCGCAAACTCGCCGCCATCATGTTTACTGACGTCAAGGATTTCTCCAAGAAGATGGGCGAGAATGAAGGCGCCGCTATGGAGGTCCTTAAGATACACGACGATGCGATGCGCGATCTCGTGGCGCGAAACACCGGGGTTGTGATCAAGTCATTGGGTGATTCGTTCATGGTTGACTTTTCAAGCGCCGTGAACGCCGTTCGTTGCGCGATTGAAGCACAGGAACTCTTCCACAAGCATAGTACCGGCAAGCCCGAATTCGAAAAGATCCAGATCCGCATCGGTATCCATCTCGGCGATGTTATGACCATTGGCAATGACCTCTACGGCGACGGGGTCAACATTGCCGCGCGGATTGAAGCGATCACCGAGCCAAACCGCATCTGTGTTTCCTCCGAAATCTACAACCAGGTCAAGAACAAGATGCCGATCCGTGCTTACAACATGGGATCGATAGACCTGAAGAACATTGCTGAACCGGTTGAAGTCTTCGAACTCCTCCTCGACTCCATCCCGGGGCTTTCTGAGCCATCCGAATCGGCCAAGAGCCGCCCAACCCGCCGCAAAGCTGATCTTGTCGCTGCACAGGAACATGAAGAGGCCACCCGCGTCGAAGCTGCCAAACAGAAAGTCGATGACGCGCAGGAACGTGATAACGCCGAGAAAATGGCGCGCGCGAACGAGCATTACGCAAAAGCTGAGGAATATTTCAAAGCCGGCGACCTGACCAAGGCTGAAGAAGAGATCAAGGAGATTTACAAAGTCGTCCAGATTCATTACGAAGCTCAGATGCTGATCCTGCAAGTTGAGGAGCAGCGGGCCGTCCGCGATGAGGATGACCGCCGCCGAAGGGTCAAAGAGGAAAAGCAGCGGAAGGAAGATGAGCGAAAACAGCGGATTGAGAAGTGCCTTGACGTGGCGCTTGGCTTTGTTGAGCAGGAACAGTATCAGGAGGCGTTGAACGCGTTGCAGGAGGTGTACACGCTCGAGCCGAACAACGAGCAGGCCAAGCGCATCGAGAAGCAGGTCCAGTTCGCTGAGGAAGCTCGTCTTGAACGTCAGAGGCTCGAAACACTTGCTGAAGATGAGCGTGCTAAAGAGGAGTCTCTCAAAGTCGAACGTCAGCGGGCGGAAGAGGTCGCAAAAGTCACGCTGGAGAAAGTCGCTGCCGCCCGGAAGGAACAGCAGAGAGTCCCGAAGACGAAGATCTATATCGGCATAACAGCGGTCGTGCTTCTGCTTCTCGGGGCCACCGCAACGTACTTGCTGACACGGGTATCCTTGAGGAAACCCGGCACCATAGCTGTTCTCCCCTTCTCAGCCGGCCAGGCGGACGATGGCTACATCGGGGAAGCGCTTTCGGCGTTTGTGGCAGACGAAGTGGCGAAAACACCAACCGTGTTGGTGGTTGATCCTGCCAGCGCCCATGTCTTTGGCGCCAACACCGCACTTCTTCAAAGCCAGGCCTCTCCGACTGGTATCACCCACGCACTGCGCGGATCAGTTTCGGTGAACGGGACTTCTGTCACATTGAAAGCTCAACTGTTCGAGCTCGGAGACGAGAAAGCACTCTGGGAGACGACGCTGCAGGGTACCATCCCCGATCTGAATTCCCTCGCCGCACAAACCGGCGCGGCTCTGTTCAAGTTCATGGATATCGAGGCGGCACCGCGCACGGCAGCCCGCCGCTCCGAAAACGCGGAAGCGTTCGCTCTGTACTTGCGTGGATTTGTGTTGTCGCTGCACCCAGGCGGAACTTCGACTCAGCAGGCCATTGTCTATCTCCATGATGCATTGCGGCAAGATTCAACGCTCACTCCTGCGAAGCTGACGTTAGCAAGGGTCATGCTGAATGAATACCAGCAGGGCAAACGGGACGAAGCCATGCTCGAGACCGCATTCTCTTTCGTCCGGGAAGCTGTCAAGGCAGACCCGAACAACGCCTCCGCCCATGCCACCCTCGGGCAGGCGTACCGTTACATGCAGCAATTCGACCGGGCACGGAACGAGATCGCAGCTGGTTTGTCGCTGCAACCGGGAAATGCTGCCTGCAATCGTGAACATGCACTTCTCTCATTGATTCAGGGAAACACTGATGAAGCATTGCAGTACGCAGAATTGGCCATGAAAACTGATCCACGGCATTATCGGTCGTACGAAGTGAAGGGAATTATCGATCTTTTCAAGGACCAGCACGAGGATGCCTCGCGGCAGTTCGAGCAAGCGACGTTGTTGGGGGGGCCGGATTCTCTTCTGACAGTTGGGTATAAGTTCCGTCTGTGGGTTTCGCTGGACCAGGAAGACAGGGTCCTGGACTACTGTCAAAGAATGATGGAGACCAGCGACGATCGCACAAAAATCCTCTTGCACTACTGGATGGGGCGGGCGTACTCGTTGAAGGGAAAATTGAACGAATCCAACGCGAGTTTTGATCAGGGCATCACGCTCGCCGAGCAAGTCGTCCTGACGAAAGATCCAAGAGACGTGGCTACGCTGGCCGCGTACGCACTTCTCCAGGCGAGACGGGCAAAAACCCCCAAGCGCGCTGTGCAGGCGATAGAACAAGCCATGGCACTCGACTCGGCTGCTTCGAAGTTGCACTACTGGAAGGCGCGCGTGCACGCAATTCAGAATGATAAGCAGGGCGCAATCGCCGAACTGACGAAAGCCGTTTCGCTCCAGTACATCTTTACCGAAATCCTCGATCCCGATTTCCTCTCTGTGTGGCAGGAACCCGGCTTCAAAGCAGCGATCATTCGAAAGAATTGATAGAAGTATTGATCAACTGCCCCCTCTGCTCTCAGAACCACGAACGCCGCAGGCAATCGGCAATCGAAAATCGACGATGCTCTACGGGTTGATCCAGTAGGTGAGTTTGATCGAGTAGACGTTGTCGGGGGTCATCCGCATCAGCCTTGTTGCATCCCGCTCAAAAGAAAAGTCCCCCCTGCTTTCGTAATCCGTTTTCTCGTTCGTCCAAACAAAGAAGAGAGTCGAACCGGGGAGATATTCCCACCGGAATACCATATTCGCGCGGACGGATTTGAAATTGAAATCCGGATTGCCGATTGTGAAACCAGGAATCACCCCGCTACGGCCGTTTGGATAGATTCTATACTCGCCGTCCGACACATCAATCTGTGAATCCCCCTCACCGTATCTGTTGAAGGTGAACGTCCCGGGCTGGGCCAATTCCATAATGCCTGAATAGGCTCCACTCGAGAGGATCGGCTGGAGGTACAGCTGAAGACTCATTTTCGGCGTGAAGGTCCAGTTGAGACGGAGAGTCGTGGAAAGCTGCTTCTGGTCGATTGCTCCGAAAAGGTATCGCGTTCCGTACGTGTTCGTTGCAAACCGATCGCCGATGGCATCGATGTACTGCGAAGCGCCATGAACGCGTGAATAGTCCAGGCTGAGACTGGTGTTGAGATTGCGCGAGGCCTTCCAGTTGAAATACATCCCCGAACTGTAGAGCCACCCGCCTGATTCACCCCTGCCCGCACTGAGATTCAGCGACCCGTACAACGATTCGCGGGAGTCACTCGAGATCGTGAACACCATGCTCCGGCTCGCGAGTGCTTTCATCAAAGGACCGCCCCGCGTCCGCTGATCATCGTACGATTCCCCGTTGTACGCCAGCGCCAGGTTCGCCGACCAATAGTTGAGGAGCTGAGCCGAGAGAAACAATCTGTATCCATCGCCGATCTTCCGTCCGCCGAAATCATACTGCCGTATGACGGCACCGGTGATCCCCTTCGATCGCAGGATACCTTCCGGTTCGTACCACTCATAACCGAAATAGATGTGCCCGTTGATGAAGTCTCCCCGGGTGAGAAATCCCACATCATTTGTTTCGAAGCCGGGATCTATTGCACCGAGCGCGGCATCAAAGATCCAGTTACCTGTGACCTTGTCAAGCCAGATGCGTGATGCCCAGCCTGTCATGGACATTGCGTTCGAGTCCACACCGAGATAGCCGACATCCGGACGCTGGAAGAAGTGCTGTGCCGAACGTTGAAGAGTTGTCATTCTTTCCTTCGTCCCGGAAACGCGGGATGCCCCGGCCCAGCCGGTGAGCACCCAAACTTTGCTTTCGTCCAGGAACGACCAGCCGTCAATGCCAAGGGAGAGCGCCCGGTCATTGAGCAGCCTCTTCATCCGGTCATCCCGTATATTTCGTTCGACCACGGTACCGAGCACACCAACGGCCTGACGCGCATCATTGAATTCCTTAAGCGTCCGAACGACGCCGTAGAACGTGAGGGGCTCGATTTCGTCGTTGAACCGGACTCCGGCCGAATCCACATCGCCGTACTCGCGGGCTGTCAGCGCGCTCACAGCCGCAAATGACCACGTGTTGGTGATCTTGCCGCTGACTTTTGCTGCCCCGAGGATCGTTGTCCGATCAGGGGTGTCAACAAATCCACTGTGCGTGACCTGACCTTGTGGGGCCCGGCCAACACGCCTGCTGTAGAAGAAGCTTGGATCTGACCAATCGAAATCCTGTAGCGACGGAGCTCCCCCGCGTCCGAAGCTGAGGATGTTTGACCCTTCAATGAAGAAGGGACGCTTTTCCTGATAATACGTTTCGTACGCTGTCAGATTGACAACAGCAGGATCGACTTCAACCTGGGCGAAATCGGGGTTCAGGGAAAGGTCGAGCGTCACGTCGCCCGCTAGGCCGATCTTCGCATCTGCGCCGAGATTCATCGGAAACTTACGCTGAAACTTGAAGGGATCCGTCCTTCCCAGATTGAACGCATCGACCGGAGCCTGTTGGACGAATTTCCCGGTCGCTGTGGCGTACGGAAGAAGCTCAATGCGCGGCGGGGGCTCAATTCCTTCAATCCCGACCAGCTCGGGCCAGCGGGAAACGCGAAGGCGGTCGGTTCTGGGATAAAACACGAGATAGGACTCCTCGTTTCTCCTCCTTATTCCTCTGTAGATCTCAATCCCCCAGACGTAGCGATCGGACTTCGCGAACCGCAGCTGCGAATAGGGAATGCGAAACTCCGCCGACCATCCCCACGCCTCTTTGCGAACTGCAACGTCCCACACACCATCCCAGCCGTCGTCCGTCTGTGTATCGTTCGAAAACGTCCCGTCCTGAATCGCACCTGCAGGATTGACCATAAAATACTGGCCCGTCCTTCTGTCGTGACCCGCGTCGATACCAATTCCCACTTCATCCGACTCCGAATCCTGGTCACGTCGTGCCAACCTTCCGATAATGGAGTCGGGATCGGAATCATAGAGTTTCACCGCAATGTAAAGCGCGTTGTCATCATACGCGACCCACGACTCGGTCTTCTGAGATGCGGGTTTTCCCTCATCGGGTTGACGCTGCGTAAAACGTGTTTCACCCGCACGCTGCCACGCAGACTCGTTGAGCTCTCCGTCAATCCTAATTGAACCGGAAAAACGAACCGCGGTGATGGATCGAACCGTATCGGGTTTCGGTTGACTTTGCGCGAGAAGCGGGCAAAACAACAGGCACCATTGGAGGGTCGAGATGGAGCGGGTCAGAAGCATGAATGAATCAGGGGTGTCCGGCTGTGCTGAGGTGAGATATTCGCAGAAATATCACGAATCGCGTTCCTAAAAGCAAGGGGATTATTAGAACCGCAAATCGATTTTGAACGTGGTATGTCACGAAAGGAAATGGTTGCGTAAACGTATTCACAAAAGGAGAACTGCAAGGACGCTTCCTGAATGTTCCCACCTTCTCAAGACCCTTGCCTTGGAACATCCGGATTGAATCCGCCGAAAACAGAAAGCTAAGGAAGCTTTCTGCTGATCTGATTCCTATGTGGACGCCCGGTGGCTTTGTGTCAAGAAGTGTGTCGGAGCACTTATCAGAACGTGGCTGGAAAAACGAGTTGCTGGAAATCGTTGACACACTGGTCGACGATTGCCCGAACGTTCGGAGAAGGCAACTCGCCGAGCGTAAAATCGTTGGCGGGAATTTCTATTTGAACCGTTTCGCGCGGAATGAGCCCGTACAGGTCGTTGCTCGCATTGAGCAACATCTGCGGAGTCATGGAATGCGAGTCATACTCAACCATAGCATCCGTGGGGCGCAGTTTTGTGACGCGCAGCTCTTTTGCTGTAGTGCTCGCGTCGATGAAGACCACCGTCCTGTAGTGCGCGAGCGTGACGGCCATGTCCGATGTGAGTTGCTGGACGGTGAGACATTCCACGCCAGGGTAGCGTTGTTCGATGCGTTCGGCCGCATAGACTCCTGCGGCGTCGTCGCGGCGGAGTGTGTTGCCGTATCCTATGACGAGCGTTTTGTTCATCGGGTCAGAGTAGTGATCACTTCACCTTGGCTGCCGAGTACCTCCAGGTGCATTGCCATGCGTCCGAGAGCGTGCGTTGAGCACGAAAGGCAGGGATCATAGCAGCGGATACCCGCTTCGATCCTGTTGAGAATACCTTCGGAGATCTTTCCCTTCTTGCCGTCGATGAAATGAGTGGCGATCTGACGGACAGTGCGGTTCATCGCAAGGTTGTTCTGGGCAGTCGCAATCAGAAGATTTGCCTTCTTGATTGATCCGTCAGGATTCACCCAGTAGTGGTGGAAGAGTGTTCCACGCGGAGCTTCGGAACACCCCACCCCTTCTTCCTTGTTGACGCTTGCCTGCGCGCGGATGTTCTTGCCGAGAATGGCCGGATCGGCGAGGAGCATTTCCGCTTTTTCGACCGTGAACATGAGCTCAATCAGGCGGGCATAATGATAATAGAACGAATTGTTCACAACTCCAACATTGCCGCTCATCGCTTTGAAGATACGCCGCTCGGCCTCGGCCAAAGGGGTCTCGATGAAATCGCAAATATTTACTCTTGCCAGCGGACCAACCCTGTACATTCCGTCGGGATAGTCAGCAGGCTTGTAATAGGGGAATTTCAGCCAGGTCCATGGCTCTGTTGCTTCACCAAAAAGATCAAAAAAGCCTCTCGGATCGAGCTCGTCGGCGATGGTATTGTCGTTGCCGTCCTTGATCCGCAGATGGCCATCGTAATACTCCAGTCCGCCTTTTTTTGAGACAAGCCCCACGAGAAGAGAACGGAAATTGCCAAACTGAGGAATTTCGTTCTTATACTCTTCGTGCACTTTCTTCAGCACATCCAGGGCGAGCTTCACAGTCCCCCTCGCTTCCGGAATGCACTCAAGCAAGTACTCGCGCTTGGCAGGATCCAGAGGATCCCGGACGCCTCCGGGGACCATCCCCGGCGTGTGAATCTTTCTTCCTCCAACGATTTCAATTATTTCCTGTCCGAATTTGCGAAGCCGGATTCCGCGCCGGACGAG
The nucleotide sequence above comes from Ignavibacteriales bacterium. Encoded proteins:
- a CDS encoding DUF5916 domain-containing protein; the encoded protein is MLLTRSISTLQWCLLFCPLLAQSQPKPDTVRSITAVRFSGSIRIDGELNESAWQRAGETRFTQRQPDEGKPASQKTESWVAYDDNALYIAVKLYDSDPDSIIGRLARRDQDSESDEVGIGIDAGHDRRTGQYFMVNPAGAIQDGTFSNDTQTDDGWDGVWDVAVRKEAWGWSAEFRIPYSQLRFAKSDRYVWGIEIYRGIRRRNEESYLVFYPRTDRLRVSRWPELVGIEGIEPPPRIELLPYATATGKFVQQAPVDAFNLGRTDPFKFQRKFPMNLGADAKIGLAGDVTLDLSLNPDFAQVEVDPAVVNLTAYETYYQEKRPFFIEGSNILSFGRGGAPSLQDFDWSDPSFFYSRRVGRAPQGQVTHSGFVDTPDRTTILGAAKVSGKITNTWSFAAVSALTAREYGDVDSAGVRFNDEIEPLTFYGVVRTLKEFNDARQAVGVLGTVVERNIRDDRMKRLLNDRALSLGIDGWSFLDESKVWVLTGWAGASRVSGTKERMTTLQRSAQHFFQRPDVGYLGVDSNAMSMTGWASRIWLDKVTGNWIFDAALGAIDPGFETNDVGFLTRGDFINGHIYFGYEWYEPEGILRSKGITGAVIRQYDFGGRKIGDGYRLFLSAQLLNYWSANLALAYNGESYDDQRTRGGPLMKALASRSMVFTISSDSRESLYGSLNLSAGRGESGGWLYSSGMYFNWKASRNLNTSLSLDYSRVHGASQYIDAIGDRFATNTYGTRYLFGAIDQKQLSTTLRLNWTFTPKMSLQLYLQPILSSGAYSGIMELAQPGTFTFNRYGEGDSQIDVSDGEYRIYPNGRSGVIPGFTIGNPDFNFKSVRANMVFRWEYLPGSTLFFVWTNEKTDYESRGDFSFERDATRLMRMTPDNVYSIKLTYWINP
- the glgP gene encoding alpha-glucan family phosphorylase → MILLSNGSLKTSAERLQSLARNLWWTWNPQAQEIFRELSPLIWERSNHSAVEVLHEVSHTELAARLHDPDFQKRVHRVLEDFESYMQTSDTWTSHQAHRLSHPVAYFSAEFGLHESLPIYSGGLGILSGDHTKSASDLGIPFIGISLYYRNGYFQQHIGPDGWQQESYPVYDPVRLPLELVTREEGGRLLNSVEIGQSTVHFQAWRLRVGRATIYLLDTNLPENDEHFQGLTGHVYGGDVNTRIGQEIVLGIGGVRLLRSLGIEPSVFHMNEGHSAFLTLELFREQVKQGTSIEDARKSVSSRCIFTTHTPVPAGHDRFNAGLIHHTLDRFWSDTGLTGEQLMAYGRINPDDPQEMFTMTVLALKMSRAANGVSELHGQVSREMWKEMYPLNPVAEVPIGYITNGIHTPSWATAKAHEFWNKRLGVDWTAKLMDPHYWSKLENGEVATDGELWALRYALRRDLVEFVRLRLRALQGRGEGDGFGSIDRTLSPDALTICFARRFATYKRAPLVFRHLEQIIALANDSNRPVQFVFAGKAHPRDNEGKRFMQSIVEMTRHPQLIGKVVFVENYDINVARYLVAGADVWLNTPRRPLEASGTSGQKTVIHGGVNLSILDGWWQEGFKDTNGWAIGDGSAEADLELQDERDAEDLLQTLSGQIVPEFYSRNAEGVPESWIKRIRSSMRSLIPVYNTDRMVAEYYTKYYANR
- a CDS encoding Ni/Fe hydrogenase subunit alpha; translation: MSKTITIEPVSRIEGHAKITVQLDKNGDVADARFHVNEFRGFEKFTEGRLLWEMPGITARICGICPASHLVTSAKAGDEILAVDIPETADKLRRLLTLAQWMQSHALSFFHLSSPDFLLGFDSDPAKRNVFGLMAYDKELVRRGIRLRKFGQEIIEIVGGRKIHTPGMVPGGVRDPLDPAKREYLLECIPEARGTVKLALDVLKKVHEEYKNEIPQFGNFRSLLVGLVSKKGGLEYYDGHLRIKDGNDNTIADELDPRGFFDLFGEATEPWTWLKFPYYKPADYPDGMYRVGPLARVNICDFIETPLAEAERRIFKAMSGNVGVVNNSFYYHYARLIELMFTVEKAEMLLADPAILGKNIRAQASVNKEEGVGCSEAPRGTLFHHYWVNPDGSIKKANLLIATAQNNLAMNRTVRQIATHFIDGKKGKISEGILNRIEAGIRCYDPCLSCSTHALGRMAMHLEVLGSQGEVITTLTR
- a CDS encoding carboxypeptidase-like regulatory domain-containing protein — translated: MVDVWTVSGKCYLAGSTNPVAGVIVSCGAVDVSSASDGSYSIRGVAAGDHLLTAHKSGLLDYSEKIHVDADVPMNVFLDFKRMNISGYVVNSVDGPISGARVKLATYVDVTDISGRFQFFNVPQVSDSLVVTHPDYNPSIAPVVVGDSTQRFDVTLTKDTVLTGNALTTQYVDQVFPNSYFPVWPNNDRVYLRANGVDSLGMYVGGVQRNIFLTFQFPPLLNQPSVTLVEGALELCTDKEYAPFDVQTYVIELSPSLLLTYANQPGVGALLFSGTVVNTAPGKYSAVLVTDGLKVLLARQQVQGVSPVVEIRGGFVYPVGFYSVQATANKPRLRYTIHY
- a CDS encoding hydrogenase maturation protease — encoded protein: MNKTLVIGYGNTLRRDDAAGVYAAERIEQRYPGVECLTVQQLTSDMAVTLAHYRTVVFIDASTTAKELRVTKLRPTDAMVEYDSHSMTPQMLLNASNDLYGLIPRETVQIEIPANDFTLGELPSPNVRAIVDQCVNDFQQLVFPATF